One window from the genome of Populus alba chromosome 15, ASM523922v2, whole genome shotgun sequence encodes:
- the LOC118058202 gene encoding sesquiterpene synthase 2, with protein sequence MSTQVSQEVVPKTLQARDNEIIRRTANYHPSIWGDQFISHLPKDKVQEAIELQEIEKLREQFKRELLASNSSQKLDLIDAIQRLGVAYHFETEIEEALQHIYNNRIDIEDDDLYNTALGFRLLRQHGYNVSCDIFNKFKDDKGYFKQSNDVRGILGLYEAAHLAVHGEDILDEALAFTTIHLKSMATSPNCPLTAKVSHALKQSIRRGVPRLESRRYISIYQDEPSCNKTLLRLAKLNFNLVQELHKEELSEITRWWKGLDFARRLPFARDRVVECFFWIVGVYFEPQYSLARKILTKVIAMASIIDDIYDVYGTLEELELFTEAIDRWDTKSMHQLPDYMKICYEALLNVYIEIEEKVAKEGWSYRVHFGKEAMKVNVHAYFNEAKWFHENHIPTMEEYMQVALQTTGYSMLATVSFIGMAGDMVTEQAFDWVFNRPKIVRASETICRLVDDVRSHKFEQERGHAASGVECYIRQYGLSEQEVYKEFHMQVVNAWKDINEEFLKPTAVPMPLLERILNLSRVMDVIYKEEDEYTHVGEVMKNNIASLFIDSVPI encoded by the exons ATGTCTACCCAAGTCTCCCAAGAAGTTGTACCCAAGACTCTTCAAGCTCGTGATAATGAGATTATTCGCCGGACAGCCAATTATCATCCAAGCATTTGGGGCGATCAATTCATTTCCCATCTCCCCAAAGACAAG GTGCAAGAAGCCATTGAATTGCAAGAAATTGAAAAGCTGAGGGAACAATTTAAGAGGGAACTCTTGGCTAGTAATTCATCACAAAAGCTGGATCTTATAGATGCAATCCAGCGCCTAGGTGTGGCTTACCACTTTGAAACAGAGATAGAAGAAGCACTACAGCATATCTACAATAACCGTATTGATATCGAAGATGATGACCTTTACAACACTGCTCTTGGTTTTCGACTACTAAGACAACATGGCTACAACGTTTCATGTG ATATATTCAACAAGTTCAAAGATGACAAAGGTTATTTCAAGCAATCCAATGATGTTCGAGGCATCCTAGGTCTCTATGAAGCAGCACATCTAGCGGTGCATGGAGAAGATATTCTTGATGAGGCCCTAGCTTTCACAACCATCCACCTCAAGTCCATGGCAACTAGTCCAAACTGTCCACTAACAGCAAAAGTTTCTCATGCCCTAAAGCAGTCCATCAGAAGGGGCGTTCCAAGACTGGAGAGCAGGCGCTACATTTCTATCTATCAGGACGAGCCGTCATGTAACAAAACTTTACTAAGGCTTGCAAAGTTGAATTTCAATCTCGTGCAAGAATTACATAAAGAAGAGCTTTCAGAAATTACAAG gTGGTGGAAGGGTTTGGACTTTGCTAGAAGGCTTCCTTTTGCAAGGGACAGGGTGGTCGAGTGCTTCTTTTGGATAGTAGGTGTATATTTTGAGCCTCAGTACTCCCTCGCGAGGAAAATACTTACCAAAGTAATAGCCATGGCATCGATTATTGATGACATCTATGATGTTTATGGCACCCTTGAAGAGCTGGAACTTTTCACAGAAGCAATTGACAG GTGGGACACTAAAAGCATGCACCAGCTTCCAGATTACATGAAAATATGTTATGAGGCACTATTGAATGTTTATAttgaaattgaggaaaaagtggCGAAGGAGGGATGGTCCTACAGAGTCCACTTTGGAAAAGAAGCA ATGAAAGTTAATGTACATGCCTACTTTAACGAAGCCAAATGGTTCCATGAAAATCATATCCCGACGATGGAAGAATATATGCAGGTGGCTCTACAAACGACCGGTTATTCCATGCTCGCAACCGTGTCTTTCATTGGCATGGCCGGCGACATGGTGACCGAGCAAGCATTTGACTGGGTGTTCAATCGCCCAAAAATTGTTAGAGCCTCAGAAACAATTTGCAGACTCGTAGATGATGTAAGATCACATAAG TTTGAACAAGAGAGAGGACATGCTGCCTCTGGAGTTGAATGTTACATAAGGCAATATGGTCTCTCGGAACAAGAAGTGTATAAAGAGTTTCACATGCAAGTCGTCAATGCTTGGAAGGATATAAATGAAGAGTTTCTCAAACCTACCGCTGTGCCAATGCCTCTGCTTGAACGCATTCTCAATCTTTCGAGAGTCATGGATGTCATTTACAAGGAGGAAGATGAGTATACCCATGTTGGAGAAgtaatgaaaaacaatattgcGTCATTGTTTATAGATTCAGTGCCTATATAG